The nucleotide window GCTGTTCCCCCAGCTGAGGCCAGAGAAATAGACCGCGATGGCCGCCGTCCCCTATGAAATCTTCGTCGGTCTGCGGTATCTCCGCGCGAAGCGGCGCAACCGCACCATCTCGCTCAACACGGTCGTCTCGATCACCGGTGTGACGCTGGGCGTGGCGGCCTTGATCGGCACCGTCGGGATCATGACGGGCTTCAAAGAGGACATCCAGGCGAAGATCGTCGGGACGACGGCTCACGTCATCGTGCAGGACCGGATGAAGGACGCGATGAGCGACTACCGTCCGGTCGTTCAGAAGGCCGAGACGGTTCCGGACGTCGTGGCCGCCACGCCGTTCATCTTGAAGCAGGTCATGTTGACGACGCAGGCCGGCGCGCACGGAGTGGTGTTACGCGGTATCGATCCGACACGGGAAGGCAAGGTGACCGAGCTGGAGAAGAACCTGGCGGCCGGTGAGCTATCCATGCTCGGGCATCCGGTGATGGTGAACCTGCCGCCGGCCGACAACCCCAACGGGCCTCCGCAGCCCACGGAGAAACCCGGTATCATTCTGGGCAAAGAACTCGCTCTGCGGCTCGGCGCGTTCCCAGGTGACATCGTCAGCATCGTGTCTCCGGTCGGCCCGATCAGCGCCATGGGCATGGTGCCGAAAATCCGCCCGTTCGCGGTGGTCGGGATCTTTCATTCAGGCATGTACGAGTACGACTCGTCGCTGGCCTACATCGACCTGGCCGAGGCGCAGAAATTCTTCGGCATGGGCGATACGGTGACCGGCATCGAGCTCAAAGTCAGCGACGTCTTCCGCGCGAACGAGGTCGCCAGGTCGGTGGAGCAGGCGCTGGGCTTTTCTTACGGGGCGCGGGACTGGATGCAGATGAACCGCAATCTGTTGTCGGCGCTCAAGCTGGAAAAGACGATGATGTTCCTGTTGCTGGTGCTGATCACGATCGTGGCTTCGTTCAACATCGTCAGCACTCTGACGATGATCGTCACCGAGAAGCAGAAGGAGATCGCCATCCTGAAGGCCATGGGAGCCACGAGGAAGAGCATTCGGAGGATCTTCATGCTGAACGGGCTGATCATCGGACTGTCGGGCACGGGGATCGGCATTCCGCTTGGCTACGCGTTTCTGTGGCTGATCCAGACGTTTTGGACCTTCGATCCCACGGTCTATTACATCTCCAAGATCCCCGTGCACGTGCTGGGCGAAGACGTACTGCTCGTGGCGGGCTCGGCGATTCTCATCAGTTTTGCGGCGACGGTGTACCCCTCGTTGCAGGCCGCGAAGCTCGAACCGGTGGATGCGCTGCGGTATGAATGAGCGTCAGCCGTCAACCATGAACCGTCACCCGAGAGGGAATCAAGAACCGGCACAACGAATGAGGCTTGACGTTTGACGGCATCTCGATGATCACCGTTACGGACCTTCATAAGTCGTTCCGGATGGGCCAGCGGACCTTGCCGGTGCTGCAAGGTATCGATCTCCGCATCGAACGGGGCGAACTCGTCGCCGTCATCGGCGCATCGGGCGCGGGGAAAAGTACGTTGCTCCACATCCTGGGTCTGTTGGACCGTCCCACGAAGGGTTCCGTGTTGTTCGAGGATCGGGACGTCTTTCGATTGTCCGAAGCGGCCCAGGCGGAGTTTCGAAACCGGCGCATCGGATTCATCTTTCAGTTTCACCACCTGCTCCCGGAATTCACGGCGCTGGAGAACGCCTGTATGCCGGCCTTGATCCAACGCAAGCGGCTGGTGGAGGTCGAGGATCGGGCGATCACGATTCTGAAGGATGTCGGTCTGGGCGAGCGTCTCCAGCA belongs to Nitrospira sp. and includes:
- a CDS encoding lipoprotein-releasing ABC transporter permease subunit, with the translated sequence MAAVPYEIFVGLRYLRAKRRNRTISLNTVVSITGVTLGVAALIGTVGIMTGFKEDIQAKIVGTTAHVIVQDRMKDAMSDYRPVVQKAETVPDVVAATPFILKQVMLTTQAGAHGVVLRGIDPTREGKVTELEKNLAAGELSMLGHPVMVNLPPADNPNGPPQPTEKPGIILGKELALRLGAFPGDIVSIVSPVGPISAMGMVPKIRPFAVVGIFHSGMYEYDSSLAYIDLAEAQKFFGMGDTVTGIELKVSDVFRANEVARSVEQALGFSYGARDWMQMNRNLLSALKLEKTMMFLLLVLITIVASFNIVSTLTMIVTEKQKEIAILKAMGATRKSIRRIFMLNGLIIGLSGTGIGIPLGYAFLWLIQTFWTFDPTVYYISKIPVHVLGEDVLLVAGSAILISFAATVYPSLQAAKLEPVDALRYE
- a CDS encoding ABC transporter ATP-binding protein; the encoded protein is MTFDGISMITVTDLHKSFRMGQRTLPVLQGIDLRIERGELVAVIGASGAGKSTLLHILGLLDRPTKGSVLFEDRDVFRLSEAAQAEFRNRRIGFIFQFHHLLPEFTALENACMPALIQRKRLVEVEDRAITILKDVGLGERLQHKPGELSGGEQQRVAVARALLQQPDLVLADEPTGNLDTHTGDALFALMRELNKARGTTFVIVTHNDKLSAQADRIIHIQDGRIV